DNA from Microbacterium foliorum:
AGTAGAGGTAGAGCCCGTGGCCGGCTTCGTCCTGCACCTTGGCCATCAGGATCGCCTTGCGCTTGAGGCTCGGGGCGCGGGTGATCCAGTTGCCCTCCGGCTGCATGCCGATGATCTCGGAGTGCGCGTGCTGCGAGATCTGTCGGATCAGCGTCTTGCGGTACGCCTCGGGCATCCAGTCGCGGGGTTCGATCCGCTGCTCGTTCGCGATGAGATCGTCGAACAGGCGCTCCTCATCGGAGAGCCGGTCGTCGGCGGACTCGCCTCTGATGAGGGAGAGATCTGCGGGGCTTGTCATCATCGACTCCTCGGTAGCGACCTGCTTTACTGACCGGTCGTTAGGTAATTCTGACACGACGGTCGTCGGTACGCAAGGCGGGGCGCTCAGCGGGAGCGCGAGATGAGGTCGAGGAGCGCGCGGCCGTAGGCCTCGGACGGGTCCGGATGCTCGAATCGCAGGGTCGAGCCCGCGATCTCGACCTCGACGACGAAGGCATCGGAGAGGCGCGTCAGCGAGCGGAACGTGCCGCGCAGGAGTTCGCGCAGCTGGTCCTCCCGCGGCAGCCAGACGGCGTCCGCCAGGGTGACCGCGTCGAGGGCCCACTCCGTCGTGCCGTTGAACGCGAGGTCGGTTCCGCTGGGCGTCTGGCGGGCCTCGATCGTCATCCCGCTGACCGTGAACACGTCGGCCTCGGCTTCGAGTTCCACGTCGTCCGGGAGGTCGAGCTGAAAGCGATCGCCCTCTTCGGGGTGCCACACGAGACCGGCGTCGCGCAGGGATACGGCCAGTTCTCGGGTGATCATCTCTCCACGCTAGACGACGCAGCCGGGGCCGGGCGCGGACAGGGCTGTGGACGGAGGGGCCGGGGTGTCGGTGGGGTCGGGCAGAGTGGAGGCATGACTTCCTCCGCACCCGTCGACACCCGCGGCGCCGCTCTCGGCGCGCTGCGCGAGCTCGTCGGCCGCCCCGACGCCGACTTCCACGATGGTCAGTACGAGGCGATCGAGGCGCTCGTCGAGGGCCGGCGTCGTGCTCTCGTGGTGCAGCGCACCGGGTGGGGAAAGTCTGCGGTGTACTTCGTCGCGACGCTGCTGCTGCGGCGTCAGGGTGCGGGGCCGACCGTGCTCGTCTCGCCGCTGCTCGCTCTGATGCGCGACCAGATCGCTGCGGCCGAGCGGGCGGGGGTGCGCGCGGTCGCGATCAACTCGACCAATGCGCACGAGTGGTCCGAGGCGATGCAGCAGCTCGACCGCGACGAGGTCGACGTGCTGCTGGTGTCGCCCGAGCGACTCAACAACCCGGCGTTCCGTGAGCAGCAGCTGCCCGCTCTCGTGCGGCGGATCGGCATGCTGGTCGTCGATGAGGCGCACTGCATCAGCGATTGGGGGCATGACTTCCGCCCCGACTATCGGCGACTGCGCGATCTGATCGAGCAGATGCCCGTCGCGGTGCCCGTTCTCGCGACGACGGCCACGGCCAACAGCCGGGTCGTCGCCGATGTCGCCGAGCAGCTCGGCACGGGCGCAGGGCAGGAATCCGGCGATGGCCCCGAGGTGCTCACGATCAGAGGCCCGCTGGCCCGCACCTCGCTGCGTCTCGGGGTGCTGCGCCTGCGCGATTCGGCGAGCCGCCTCGCCTGGCTGCTGAGCCACATCGACGATCTGCCAGGCTCGGGCATCATCTACACGCTGACGGTCGCCGCGGCCGTCGACACCGCGCGGCTGCTGCGCGAGCACGGGCACGAGGTGCGCGCCTACACGGGCCAGACCGACACCGACGAGCGCGCGGAATCCGAGGCGATGCTGAAGCGCAACGAGGTCAAGGCTCTCGTCGCGACGAGCGCTCTCGGCATGGGCTTCGACAAGCCCGACCTCGGCTTCGTGCTGCACCTCGGCGCCCCCTCGTCACCGGTCGCGTACTACCAGCAGGTCGGTCGTGCGGGCCGCGCGAGCGAGAGCGCCGACGTCCTGCTGCTGCCCGGCGTCGAAGATCGCGACATCTGGCACTACTTCGCGACGGCGTCGATGCCCGACCGCGAGCGGGCGGAGCGCGTGATCGGCGTGCTCGGCGATCAGCCGATCTCGACGCCGGCGCTCGAGGCGATGGTCGACATCCGCCGCACGCCGCTCGAGCTGCTGCTCAAGGTGCTCGACGTCGACGGAGCGGTGCGACGAGTGCAGGGCGGATGGATCGCGACCGGGCAGCCGTGGGCGTACGACGCCGAGCGCTATGAACGCATCGCGGCCGAACGTCGTGCCGAGCAGCAGCACATGATCGACTACGAGCAGACCGACGGATGCCGGATGGAGTTCCTCCAGAGATCCCTCGATGACGACACCGCCGCGCCCTGCGGTCGGTGCGACAACTGCGCGGGGGTGTGGTTCCCGAGCGAGATCGGCGAGTCCGCGACCACGCAGGCGGCGCACTCGCTCGACA
Protein-coding regions in this window:
- a CDS encoding RecQ family ATP-dependent DNA helicase, yielding MTSSAPVDTRGAALGALRELVGRPDADFHDGQYEAIEALVEGRRRALVVQRTGWGKSAVYFVATLLLRRQGAGPTVLVSPLLALMRDQIAAAERAGVRAVAINSTNAHEWSEAMQQLDRDEVDVLLVSPERLNNPAFREQQLPALVRRIGMLVVDEAHCISDWGHDFRPDYRRLRDLIEQMPVAVPVLATTATANSRVVADVAEQLGTGAGQESGDGPEVLTIRGPLARTSLRLGVLRLRDSASRLAWLLSHIDDLPGSGIIYTLTVAAAVDTARLLREHGHEVRAYTGQTDTDERAESEAMLKRNEVKALVATSALGMGFDKPDLGFVLHLGAPSSPVAYYQQVGRAGRASESADVLLLPGVEDRDIWHYFATASMPDRERAERVIGVLGDQPISTPALEAMVDIRRTPLELLLKVLDVDGAVRRVQGGWIATGQPWAYDAERYERIAAERRAEQQHMIDYEQTDGCRMEFLQRSLDDDTAAPCGRCDNCAGVWFPSEIGESATTQAAHSLDRVGVPVEPRRAWPTGADRLDVPVKGRISADEQAGEGRALARLTDLGWGGTLRELFAAGAADAPVTPQVLGGCVRVLTEWGWAQRPVAVVAMPSRSHPLLVDSLARGIAEIGRLSYLGALDPVNGGPTGQPGGNSVFRLAGLWNRFSAQGLDIPEGPVLLVDDLADSRWTLTIAARTLRQAGATEVLPFVLALRG